A genome region from Dickeya chrysanthemi NCPPB 402 includes the following:
- the sctW gene encoding type III secretion system gatekeeper subunit SctW — translation MISLNNVSSVLNTSSTAVNNNDNDIDEQTPIGSPSKTGEARPSHDKTLNDAMEEVAASFGEQIERKSKALNRRQISQPQSRMMANIERIEKLTELFELLENPKHPTLDQQIRQMQGLLGQSPPPSVDAIMQAAGGDAARSDIVLRHVLSQAQQQQDASLTQTAGQSLEKLHQEKGPEVRAGLNTAAAISLFSTDPNQKQALRDLYYQRIVHQQSPSALLDALLERFDAQHFAAGLRTLQRALAADIASLAPSISKNVLSKMLTSLNDSRQLSHTLSASQSLLARLASRMPECTLGAVELTRRLIGLSANGAYARDLHNLGREVAGQDLQRQLMFFNGLLPLVNDLPHPLWRDAKNRLTALQLIRGLIGDFAQYEKQQQQDNAVSMNDRSQNKG, via the coding sequence ATGATTTCACTCAATAACGTTTCTTCCGTGCTCAATACCAGCAGCACGGCCGTCAACAATAATGACAATGACATCGACGAGCAGACGCCGATCGGCTCACCGTCTAAAACCGGCGAGGCTCGTCCCTCGCACGACAAAACCCTCAACGACGCGATGGAAGAAGTCGCCGCCAGCTTTGGCGAGCAGATCGAACGTAAAAGCAAGGCGCTTAACCGCCGGCAAATCAGCCAGCCGCAGAGCCGTATGATGGCCAACATTGAGCGCATCGAAAAACTGACCGAACTGTTCGAATTGCTGGAAAACCCGAAGCACCCGACGCTTGACCAGCAAATCCGTCAGATGCAGGGGTTGTTGGGTCAGTCCCCGCCTCCATCGGTCGACGCCATCATGCAGGCGGCGGGCGGCGACGCGGCGCGCAGCGATATCGTTCTGCGTCATGTGCTGAGCCAGGCGCAACAGCAGCAGGATGCGTCGCTCACCCAGACCGCCGGCCAAAGCCTGGAAAAATTGCATCAGGAAAAAGGGCCGGAGGTTCGGGCGGGGCTCAACACCGCCGCCGCCATTTCCCTGTTCAGTACCGACCCTAACCAGAAACAGGCACTGCGCGACCTCTACTATCAGCGCATTGTCCATCAGCAATCCCCCAGCGCCCTGCTCGATGCCTTACTGGAACGCTTCGATGCACAACACTTCGCGGCCGGGTTGCGCACACTGCAACGTGCGCTGGCGGCGGATATTGCTTCACTGGCGCCGTCTATTTCAAAAAATGTGCTGAGCAAGATGCTCACCAGCCTGAACGATTCGCGCCAGCTGAGCCACACGCTGTCGGCCAGCCAGTCGCTGCTGGCGCGGCTGGCGTCGCGCATGCCGGAATGCACGCTGGGTGCGGTAGAGCTGACGCGGCGGTTAATCGGCCTGAGCGCTAACGGCGCCTACGCCCGCGATCTGCATAATCTGGGCCGCGAAGTCGCCGGGCAGGATCTCCAGCGCCAGCTGATGTTTTTCAATGGCCTGCTGCCGCTGGTCAACGACCTGCCGCATCCGCTGTGGCGCGATGCGAAAAATCGGCTCACCGCTCTGCAACTGATTCGCGGCTTGATCGGCGATTTCGCCCAGTACGAAAAACAACAGCAGCAGGATAACGCCGTATCAATGAACGACCGTTCTCAGAACAAGGGGTAA
- the sctV gene encoding type III secretion system export apparatus subunit SctV, translating to MALLIVWLNRFAMSAMQRSEVVGAVIVMAIVFMMIIPLPTGLIDVLIAFNICISSLLIVLAMYLPKPLAFSTFPAVLLLTTMFRLALSISTTRQILLQQDAGHVVEAFGNFVVGGNLAVGLVIFLILTVVNFLVITKGSERVAEVAARFTLDAMPGKQMSIDSDLRAGLIDSQQARQRRENLAKESQLFGAMDGAMKFVKGDAIASLVIVFINMIGGFAIGVLQNGMAAGDAMHIYSVLTIGDGLIAQIPALLISLTAGMIITRVSADGQKTDNNIGREIAEQLTSQPKAWIISSVGMLGFALLPGMPTLVFLLISLASLGSGLFQLWRVKQSGLQEALLADDSLPADQNGYQDLRRFNPTRAYLLQFHTMWQGAAAAALLVQEIRRLRNRLVYHFGFTLPSFDIEFTPNVPEDEFRFCVYEIPQLRASFGVPLLAVPRGQIPEEALDDGMMLGLATRDEHHLLWLTPEHPMLQQPELSPWSPDALILSRMENAIHRSGAQFIGLQETKSILAWLESEQPELAQELQRIMPLSRFASVLQRLASERVPLRSVRPIAEALIDIGQHERDINALTDYVRLELKAQICHQYSQDDSLTVWLLTPETEELLRDALRQTQNEAFFALTQEYAATLLGQLRRAFPPMMPPSALILVAQDLRSPLRILLQDEFHHVPVLSFTELESHLSINVAGRIDLQDRIDPFNA from the coding sequence ATGGCTCTCCTGATCGTCTGGCTTAACCGTTTTGCCATGAGCGCCATGCAGCGCTCCGAGGTGGTGGGCGCCGTCATCGTCATGGCGATTGTGTTCATGATGATCATCCCGTTGCCGACCGGTCTGATCGACGTGCTGATTGCGTTCAACATCTGTATTTCATCACTGTTGATTGTGCTGGCCATGTACCTGCCCAAACCGTTGGCGTTCTCTACATTCCCGGCGGTATTGCTGCTGACCACCATGTTTCGGCTGGCGTTGTCCATCTCCACCACCCGACAGATCCTGCTGCAACAGGATGCCGGTCACGTGGTGGAAGCATTCGGTAACTTCGTGGTAGGCGGTAATCTGGCGGTGGGATTGGTTATCTTCCTGATTCTGACGGTGGTGAACTTTCTGGTCATTACCAAAGGGTCGGAACGTGTGGCGGAAGTGGCGGCACGTTTCACGCTGGATGCGATGCCCGGCAAGCAAATGTCCATCGACAGCGACCTGCGCGCGGGGTTGATCGACTCGCAACAGGCCCGTCAGCGCCGGGAAAACCTGGCCAAGGAGAGCCAGTTATTCGGTGCCATGGACGGGGCGATGAAGTTCGTTAAAGGGGACGCCATCGCCAGCCTGGTGATCGTATTCATTAATATGATCGGCGGTTTTGCCATCGGCGTGCTGCAAAACGGCATGGCCGCCGGCGACGCCATGCACATTTATTCGGTTCTGACTATCGGCGACGGTTTGATTGCCCAGATCCCGGCGCTGCTGATTTCACTGACCGCCGGGATGATCATTACCCGCGTTTCAGCCGACGGCCAGAAAACGGACAACAATATCGGCCGGGAAATCGCCGAGCAGCTGACCAGCCAGCCCAAAGCATGGATTATCTCGTCAGTGGGGATGTTGGGGTTTGCGCTGTTGCCCGGTATGCCGACGCTGGTGTTTCTGCTCATTAGCCTGGCATCGCTCGGCAGCGGGTTATTCCAGCTCTGGCGCGTCAAACAAAGCGGATTACAGGAGGCGCTGCTGGCGGACGACAGCCTGCCTGCCGACCAGAACGGCTATCAGGACTTACGCCGCTTTAATCCCACCCGCGCCTACCTGTTGCAGTTCCATACCATGTGGCAAGGCGCCGCCGCCGCCGCTTTACTGGTGCAGGAGATCCGCCGTCTGCGCAACCGGCTGGTGTATCACTTTGGTTTTACGCTGCCGTCGTTCGACATCGAATTTACTCCCAACGTACCGGAAGATGAGTTTCGTTTCTGCGTGTATGAAATTCCGCAATTGCGGGCCAGTTTCGGCGTGCCGCTGCTGGCGGTGCCGCGCGGGCAAATACCGGAAGAAGCGCTCGACGACGGCATGATGCTGGGGCTCGCCACCCGCGATGAGCACCACCTGTTATGGCTGACGCCGGAACACCCGATGCTACAGCAGCCGGAACTGAGCCCCTGGAGCCCGGATGCGCTGATCCTGAGCCGCATGGAGAATGCGATTCATCGCAGCGGTGCGCAATTCATCGGGTTGCAGGAAACCAAGTCGATCCTCGCCTGGCTGGAGAGCGAACAACCGGAACTGGCGCAGGAACTTCAGCGCATTATGCCGCTGTCGCGCTTTGCCAGCGTACTGCAACGGCTGGCATCGGAACGGGTGCCGCTGCGCTCGGTACGGCCGATTGCGGAGGCGCTGATCGATATCGGCCAGCATGAACGTGATATCAACGCCCTCACCGACTACGTCCGTCTGGAACTGAAAGCGCAGATTTGCCACCAGTACAGTCAGGACGACAGCCTCACCGTCTGGCTGCTGACGCCGGAAACGGAAGAGTTGCTGCGCGACGCGCTGCGCCAGACACAAAACGAAGCCTTCTTCGCACTCACCCAGGAATACGCCGCCACCCTGCTTGGTCAGTTACGGCGCGCCTTCCCGCCGATGATGCCGCCGTCGGCGCTGATTCTGGTGGCGCAAGACCTGCGCAGCCCGCTGCGCATTCTGTTGCAGGATGAATTTCATCATGTACCGGTGCTGTCATTTACCGAACTGGAATCGCACCTGTCGATCAACGTAGCGGGCCGTATCGACCTGCAGGACAGGATTGACCCTTTTAACGCATAG
- the sctD gene encoding type III secretion system inner membrane ring subunit SctD: protein MFELRVLTGLHRGAALPLSGTSWRIGSSDEADMVLYDPGIREQHCLLEKLTTGWQIAVLDGPVINSEGHTVEQSLMLSPGTPFAVGGIWLCVVSADTPWQDEAEETPPDEQQHVGDAETRADAPPTEAVAPEQTPPTPETLLVLREKRRLPLWAKFSYLLLAVLLFMIIGSWMLQETAAMPPAPPAQDSRLPIGTLPQLNSTLQTMLTDRELERLVTTSQDNNRIVLSGTLLPAQHTRLARMLAQFHQRYVTALQIENLTTVKNDQLPFQIVQVTSGPKANVVTSDGRRIFVGDEVDNLRLVSINDSQIEFRGKQQIKVNW from the coding sequence ATGTTTGAACTACGTGTTCTGACCGGATTACACCGAGGGGCCGCGTTGCCGCTGAGCGGAACCTCATGGCGTATCGGCTCTTCCGACGAAGCCGACATGGTGCTCTACGATCCCGGCATCCGCGAGCAACATTGCTTGCTGGAAAAATTAACCACGGGCTGGCAGATAGCCGTACTGGACGGCCCGGTCATCAATAGCGAAGGCCACACCGTGGAGCAATCGCTGATGCTATCGCCCGGCACGCCCTTTGCCGTCGGCGGTATCTGGCTGTGCGTGGTCAGCGCCGATACCCCCTGGCAGGATGAGGCGGAAGAAACGCCGCCGGATGAGCAACAACACGTCGGCGATGCCGAAACGCGTGCGGACGCGCCGCCGACCGAGGCCGTTGCCCCCGAGCAAACGCCCCCTACGCCGGAAACCCTGTTGGTGTTGCGGGAAAAACGCCGCCTGCCGCTGTGGGCAAAATTCAGCTATCTGCTGCTGGCCGTGCTGCTGTTCATGATCATCGGCAGTTGGATGTTGCAGGAAACGGCGGCGATGCCGCCGGCACCGCCGGCGCAGGATAGCCGTTTACCGATCGGTACGTTGCCGCAGCTTAACAGCACCCTGCAAACCATGCTCACCGACCGCGAGCTGGAGCGGCTGGTCACCACCAGCCAGGATAACAACCGCATCGTTCTGAGCGGCACGCTGTTGCCGGCGCAACACACCCGGCTGGCACGTATGCTGGCGCAATTTCACCAGCGCTACGTCACCGCATTGCAGATTGAAAACCTCACCACGGTGAAAAACGACCAGTTGCCGTTCCAGATAGTACAAGTCACCAGCGGCCCGAAAGCGAATGTCGTCACCTCCGACGGCCGTCGTATCTTCGTCGGCGATGAGGTGGACAACCTGCGACTGGTCAGCATCAACGACAGCCAGATCGAATTTCGCGGCAAACAACAGATCAAGGTGAACTGGTAA
- the sctN gene encoding type III secretion system ATPase SctN, with amino-acid sequence MSTLDVIDTRYPQLTQWLRRQQRQLAAYSPVTRQGQIIGISGILLESSLPNARIGDLCLVERSDSSQVLAEIVGFSPRNTFLSALGALDGIAQGAVVTPLYQPHCVQVSDALFGSVLDGFGRPLEEGGHSAFVEPGDLNANPMPVIGDAPPPTERPRIADPLPTGMRAIDGLLTIGCGQRVGVFAGAGCGKTTLLAELARNTPCDAIVFGLIGERGRELREFLDHELDEQLRSRTVLVCSTSDRSSMERARAAFTATAIAEAFRAAGKQVLLIIDSLTRFARAQREIGLALGEPQGRGGLPPSVYTLLPRLVERAGQTRQGAITALYSVLIEQDSMNDPVADEVRSLIDGHIVLSRRLAERNHYPAIDVLMSLSRTMSNVVEREHTRNANAVRRLMAAYKQVEMLIRLGEYQPGHDAFTDAAVSANDDINRFLQQAMREPQSFDFIQSQLAEVSQYANL; translated from the coding sequence ATGAGCACACTGGATGTCATCGACACCCGCTACCCGCAGCTCACCCAATGGCTGCGACGGCAACAGCGCCAGTTGGCGGCGTATTCGCCGGTAACGCGACAAGGGCAAATCATCGGCATCAGCGGCATATTGCTGGAATCCAGCCTGCCGAACGCCCGCATCGGCGATTTATGTCTGGTGGAACGCAGCGACAGCTCACAGGTGCTGGCGGAAATCGTCGGTTTCAGCCCCAGAAACACCTTCTTGTCGGCGTTGGGCGCGCTGGACGGCATCGCGCAGGGGGCCGTCGTCACGCCGTTGTACCAGCCGCATTGCGTGCAGGTTTCCGATGCACTGTTCGGCAGCGTGCTGGACGGCTTCGGCCGTCCGCTGGAGGAAGGCGGCCACAGTGCGTTTGTCGAACCGGGCGATCTGAATGCCAATCCGATGCCGGTGATCGGCGATGCGCCGCCGCCCACTGAACGCCCGCGTATCGCCGACCCGTTGCCCACCGGTATGCGCGCCATCGACGGTCTGCTGACGATCGGCTGCGGCCAGCGCGTCGGGGTGTTCGCCGGCGCCGGCTGCGGCAAAACCACCCTGCTGGCGGAACTGGCGCGCAACACCCCATGCGACGCCATTGTGTTCGGCTTAATCGGCGAGCGTGGCCGCGAACTGCGCGAATTTCTCGATCACGAACTGGACGAACAGCTACGCAGCCGCACCGTGCTGGTCTGCTCCACCTCCGATCGCAGCAGCATGGAACGCGCCCGCGCCGCTTTCACGGCAACCGCCATCGCCGAAGCCTTTCGCGCGGCGGGCAAACAAGTGCTGCTGATTATCGACTCGCTGACCCGCTTTGCCCGCGCCCAGCGTGAAATCGGCCTGGCGCTCGGCGAACCGCAAGGGCGCGGCGGGCTGCCGCCTTCGGTTTACACCCTGCTGCCCCGCCTGGTGGAGCGCGCCGGGCAAACCCGCCAGGGCGCGATTACCGCCCTGTATTCGGTGCTGATCGAACAAGACTCGATGAACGACCCGGTCGCTGACGAAGTACGCTCGCTGATCGACGGCCACATTGTGCTGTCGCGTCGGCTGGCTGAACGCAACCACTATCCGGCCATCGATGTGCTGATGAGCCTGAGCCGTACCATGAGCAACGTGGTGGAGCGGGAACACACCCGCAACGCCAATGCCGTGCGGCGGCTAATGGCCGCCTACAAACAGGTGGAAATGTTGATTCGCCTCGGCGAATACCAGCCGGGGCACGATGCCTTCACCGATGCCGCCGTCAGTGCCAACGACGACATCAACCGCTTTCTGCAACAAGCGATGCGCGAGCCGCAGAGCTTTGATTTTATCCAGTCGCAACTCGCCGAGGTGAGTCAGTATGCCAATCTCTAA
- a CDS encoding type III secretion system HrpP C-terminal domain-containing protein, whose translation MTPHLPAAPDVSQPGQSPLPHDQALDFPGYGYDDTGIEDPFEDLFDPEMQFPDASWLPFGPPMALHPPLNLDGFIDAPSSTEPVVPVYWSALESSLTDMPLLRRGEPLSFSLQLPQLGNVDVRMVTLPANGWDVSLRFGKTAYEQLKGLRDNCRRSLADTLRAPVRLQFESREDEE comes from the coding sequence ATGACCCCTCACCTGCCCGCCGCGCCCGATGTGTCGCAGCCCGGCCAATCTCCGTTACCGCATGATCAGGCGCTGGATTTCCCCGGCTACGGGTATGACGATACCGGCATTGAAGATCCGTTCGAGGATCTGTTCGACCCGGAAATGCAGTTCCCCGATGCCAGTTGGCTACCGTTTGGCCCGCCGATGGCGCTGCATCCACCGCTCAATCTGGATGGCTTCATCGACGCCCCGTCGTCAACGGAACCGGTTGTGCCGGTGTACTGGTCGGCGCTGGAATCGTCGCTCACCGACATGCCGTTGCTACGCCGGGGAGAACCCTTGTCGTTCAGTTTGCAATTACCGCAGTTGGGCAACGTCGATGTTCGCATGGTCACGCTCCCCGCCAACGGTTGGGATGTGTCGCTGCGTTTCGGCAAAACCGCGTATGAGCAATTGAAAGGCCTGCGCGATAACTGCCGCCGTTCGCTGGCGGATACGTTACGCGCTCCGGTTCGCCTGCAATTTGAAAGCCGGGAGGATGAAGAATGA
- the sctQ gene encoding type III secretion system cytoplasmic ring protein SctQ has translation MIPLAQTLRPVSRARAALSRQLATAHRFAFMLDGQPGELRLQLAQEAKPDAQESGWRCHAGTLWLDNAAPLLSLFSACPALLPGPHDSEDAVHWYWTHYNHALSPALRDLFGELQPLFPAPTGHSAIPDKTQPPDDSDQPDNSASAASAASAASPHPAPSDAHAPAEVTLWLDASRGDFRVRSRLRTSHQTLQQWLSRPGWSAPRYPLPGHLAIRVPLILAEVTLSHKQLTHLEPGDLICPLKQYFSPQGDGSITLADRRLTGQLRMDVLAPYWFTVTELEECPVTTPFDDTAVFDNTAAFDADTASEASPYAEYGAPDGDNPAGALSGYALPPLTLALTVRCGYLTLTLQDLQQLAPGSVLTLQQATPGEATLYHGEQPLALGELVDVEGRLGLQITRRLGVDGEIESESSR, from the coding sequence ATGATTCCGCTGGCTCAGACACTGCGACCGGTCAGCCGGGCGCGGGCGGCACTCTCCCGTCAACTGGCGACGGCGCACCGCTTCGCCTTCATGCTGGATGGCCAGCCCGGCGAGTTGCGTTTGCAATTGGCGCAGGAAGCCAAGCCCGACGCGCAGGAGAGCGGCTGGCGCTGCCACGCCGGAACGCTGTGGCTGGACAACGCCGCCCCGTTGCTGTCGTTGTTTTCCGCCTGCCCGGCGCTGCTGCCCGGCCCGCATGACAGTGAAGACGCCGTACACTGGTACTGGACCCACTACAATCATGCGCTCAGCCCGGCGCTGCGCGACCTGTTCGGCGAGTTGCAACCGCTATTCCCGGCGCCAACGGGCCACTCAGCCATACCCGACAAGACACAACCGCCAGACGATTCAGACCAGCCAGACAATTCAGCGTCAGCAGCGTCAGCGGCGTCAGCGGCGTCACCTCATCCGGCACCATCCGACGCTCACGCGCCGGCCGAGGTAACGCTGTGGCTGGACGCCAGCCGGGGTGATTTCCGGGTGCGCAGCCGGTTGCGTACCTCGCACCAGACCTTGCAACAATGGTTAAGTCGGCCGGGGTGGTCGGCCCCGCGCTATCCGCTACCCGGTCATCTGGCGATAAGGGTGCCGTTAATACTGGCGGAAGTGACGTTGTCACATAAACAATTAACCCATTTGGAACCGGGCGACCTGATCTGTCCACTCAAACAGTACTTTTCACCGCAGGGCGACGGCAGTATCACGCTGGCCGACCGGCGGTTGACCGGGCAGCTCAGGATGGACGTGCTCGCCCCTTACTGGTTTACCGTGACAGAACTGGAGGAATGTCCCGTGACAACACCTTTTGACGACACCGCCGTTTTCGATAATACCGCCGCTTTCGACGCCGATACCGCGTCTGAAGCCTCGCCGTATGCGGAGTATGGCGCACCGGATGGCGACAATCCTGCCGGCGCGTTGTCCGGTTATGCGTTGCCGCCGCTGACGCTGGCGCTGACCGTGCGTTGCGGCTACCTGACGCTGACACTACAGGATTTACAGCAACTCGCCCCCGGCTCGGTGCTGACGTTGCAGCAGGCGACGCCCGGTGAAGCCACCCTCTATCACGGCGAACAACCGCTGGCATTGGGGGAACTGGTCGATGTGGAAGGGCGACTGGGATTGCAGATCACCCGCCGCCTCGGGGTTGATGGCGAAATCGAATCGGAGTCATCACGATGA
- the sctR gene encoding type III secretion system export apparatus subunit SctR, translated as MTSGSFDPVMFALFLGTLSLIPLSMIVCTCFLKISMVLMLTRNAIGVQQVPPNMALYGIALAATVFVMAPVFSDIKQRFQDAPVDFSNLDALESSVTRGIEPLQKFMSRNTDPDILTHLHENSLRMWPAAMSEKITTQSILLIVPAYVLSELQAGFKIGFLIYIPFIVIDLIVSNVLLALGMQMVAPTTLSLPLKLLLFVLVNGWTRLLDGLFYSYL; from the coding sequence ATGACGTCGGGCAGCTTCGATCCGGTGATGTTTGCCCTGTTTCTGGGCACCTTGTCGCTGATCCCTTTGTCGATGATCGTCTGTACCTGCTTTCTGAAGATCTCGATGGTCTTGATGCTCACCCGCAACGCCATCGGGGTACAGCAGGTGCCGCCCAACATGGCGCTGTACGGCATTGCGCTCGCCGCCACCGTCTTCGTGATGGCCCCGGTATTCAGCGACATCAAACAGCGATTTCAGGACGCGCCGGTCGATTTCAGTAACCTCGACGCGCTGGAAAGCAGCGTCACCCGCGGCATCGAACCGTTGCAGAAATTCATGTCGCGCAACACCGACCCGGATATTCTCACCCATCTACATGAAAACAGCCTGCGCATGTGGCCGGCGGCGATGTCCGAGAAAATCACCACCCAAAGCATCCTGCTGATCGTGCCCGCTTATGTGCTGTCGGAACTGCAGGCCGGATTTAAAATCGGTTTTCTGATTTATATCCCGTTCATCGTTATCGACCTGATTGTCTCCAACGTCTTGCTGGCGCTGGGGATGCAGATGGTCGCACCCACCACGCTTTCGCTACCGCTCAAGCTGCTGTTGTTCGTGCTGGTCAATGGCTGGACCCGCTTGCTCGACGGCCTGTTCTACAGTTACCTGTGA
- the sctS gene encoding type III secretion system export apparatus subunit SctS produces the protein METLNLFRQAMVLVVMLSAPPLLVAVVVGVLISLLQAVMQLQDQTLPFAVKLVAVGLVLAMTGRWIGVELIQLAMMAFNMIEQVRA, from the coding sequence ATGGAAACGCTCAATCTATTCCGACAAGCGATGGTGCTGGTGGTGATGCTGTCGGCGCCGCCGCTGCTGGTCGCGGTGGTGGTCGGCGTGCTGATTTCGCTGCTACAGGCGGTGATGCAGCTACAAGACCAAACGCTGCCTTTCGCCGTCAAACTGGTGGCGGTAGGGCTGGTGCTGGCCATGACCGGCCGCTGGATCGGCGTTGAGCTGATCCAACTGGCGATGATGGCCTTCAATATGATCGAACAAGTCCGGGCGTGA
- the sctT gene encoding type III secretion system export apparatus subunit SctT, with translation MLSIATIQNIYDFIYALTLGVARLYPCLFLVPLFSFSIIKGMLRNAVAIAIALVPAGAIQQQMLTTTITWPMLPALLLKELVIGLLLGVVLAMPFWLFESVGALFDNQRGALTGGQLNPALGSDATPLGHMLKELFIMLLVLTIGFSGFTQLLWDSYRLWPALDFLPPLSEQGFHTYLDLLKETFQHMIVYAGPLVALLLLLEFSIAILSLYSPQLQVYVLSTPAKCLAGMAFFVLYMPVLQFLGEGRLKALTDLKHLFPLFFQASS, from the coding sequence ATGCTCTCCATTGCCACCATCCAGAATATTTACGACTTTATTTACGCGCTGACGCTGGGTGTCGCCCGGTTGTATCCGTGCCTGTTTCTGGTGCCGCTGTTCTCCTTCTCCATTATCAAAGGCATGCTGCGCAACGCGGTGGCCATCGCCATCGCGCTGGTGCCGGCCGGTGCCATCCAACAGCAAATGCTGACCACCACAATCACCTGGCCGATGCTGCCGGCGCTGCTGCTGAAGGAGCTGGTGATCGGGCTGTTGTTGGGGGTGGTGCTGGCCATGCCGTTCTGGCTGTTCGAGTCGGTCGGCGCGCTGTTTGACAACCAGCGTGGTGCGCTGACCGGCGGCCAGCTCAACCCGGCGCTGGGCAGCGATGCCACCCCGCTCGGTCATATGCTGAAAGAGCTGTTTATCATGTTGCTGGTTCTCACTATCGGCTTTTCCGGTTTTACCCAATTACTGTGGGACAGCTACCGGCTGTGGCCGGCGCTGGATTTTCTGCCGCCGTTATCGGAACAGGGGTTTCACACCTATCTCGACCTGCTCAAAGAGACCTTTCAGCACATGATTGTGTACGCCGGGCCGCTGGTGGCGCTGCTGCTGCTGCTGGAATTCAGCATCGCCATTCTCAGTCTTTACAGCCCGCAACTGCAGGTGTATGTGCTGTCTACACCCGCTAAATGCCTGGCAGGAATGGCATTTTTCGTACTCTACATGCCAGTGTTGCAGTTTCTCGGCGAAGGCCGGCTCAAAGCACTGACCGATCTGAAACACCTGTTCCCCCTGTTCTTTCAGGCATCGTCCTGA
- the sctU gene encoding type III secretion system export apparatus subunit SctU produces the protein MSEKTEKPTSKKLQDARKKGEVGQSQDVPKLLISFALLEMILALTDSGMSKLQALMQLPLSRISDPFGHAADEVFSEALVLLATFCLLTISVALLMRVVGGWIQYGPLFAVEALKLDFNRLNPINQIKQMFTMRKLTDMLTNLLKATTIGLVFWLVVIPQLEWLVELAYGDLNAFWKGVENVLKSVSRTTLSALLALGVFDFGLQKYYFLKQQRMSHEDIRNEYKNSEGDPHMKGHRKSVAQEILNEPASPRAKPKVEDADLLLVNPTHYAVALFYRPGKTPLPRILLKGEDDQAKALIARAHQAGVPVIRFIWLARTLYRVPEGHYIPRDTLQPVAQVYKVLRQLEKDLPQREQNVIEMG, from the coding sequence ATGAGTGAAAAAACCGAAAAACCCACCTCCAAAAAATTGCAGGATGCCCGCAAAAAAGGGGAAGTAGGCCAAAGTCAGGATGTGCCCAAGCTGCTGATCAGTTTTGCCTTGCTGGAGATGATTCTGGCATTGACCGACAGCGGCATGAGCAAATTACAGGCGCTGATGCAATTGCCGCTGAGCCGCATTTCCGACCCCTTCGGCCATGCCGCCGATGAAGTTTTCAGCGAAGCGCTGGTACTGCTGGCCACCTTTTGCCTGCTGACCATCAGCGTAGCGCTGCTGATGCGTGTTGTCGGCGGCTGGATCCAGTACGGCCCGCTGTTCGCCGTGGAAGCGCTGAAACTCGACTTCAACCGCCTTAACCCGATCAATCAAATTAAGCAAATGTTCACCATGCGCAAGCTCACCGACATGCTGACCAACCTGCTGAAGGCGACGACCATCGGGTTGGTCTTTTGGCTGGTGGTGATCCCGCAACTGGAGTGGCTGGTGGAGCTGGCTTACGGCGATCTGAACGCATTCTGGAAAGGCGTGGAAAACGTGCTGAAAAGCGTGTCGCGCACCACCCTTTCCGCGCTACTGGCGCTGGGCGTATTCGACTTCGGGTTGCAGAAATATTATTTCCTCAAACAGCAGCGCATGAGCCACGAAGATATCCGTAACGAGTACAAAAACTCGGAAGGCGACCCCCACATGAAAGGGCACCGAAAATCCGTAGCGCAGGAAATTCTCAACGAACCTGCCAGCCCGCGCGCCAAACCCAAAGTGGAAGACGCCGATCTGCTGCTGGTCAACCCGACTCACTACGCGGTGGCGCTGTTCTACCGGCCCGGCAAGACGCCGCTGCCGCGCATTCTGCTCAAAGGCGAGGATGATCAAGCCAAGGCGTTGATCGCCCGCGCACATCAGGCTGGCGTGCCGGTGATCCGTTTCATCTGGCTGGCGCGCACCCTGTACCGGGTGCCCGAAGGCCACTACATCCCGCGCGACACCCTGCAACCGGTTGCGCAGGTCTATAAGGTACTGCGACAATTGGAGAAAGACCTGCCGCAGCGGGAGCAGAATGTGATTGAGATGGGGTGA